From a region of the Sphingopyxis sp. YR583 genome:
- a CDS encoding metallophosphoesterase, with protein MRLWILSDLHIEQSQWDVPDPKPEFDVLVAAGDIHVASEAVRWLIDRADSRPVIYVPGNHEWYNCLLPKEADKARVIAAELGVHLLMDASATIGDVRFLGATLWTDYELMAPSPHSVEEAMMEASRYLNDHRLIDIRSGERFHPADALQFHKASRAWLAGELETNPEDIRKTVVVTHHLPDPRSLDPRFDGDALNPAFASRMTDIVESGGADLWIHGHTHSSCDYQAGSCRVICNPKGYGPRRPGGPIENSRFDPMLVIEI; from the coding sequence ATGCGGCTTTGGATACTAAGCGACCTGCACATCGAGCAAAGCCAATGGGACGTTCCGGACCCGAAGCCGGAGTTCGATGTACTTGTGGCGGCTGGCGACATCCATGTCGCATCCGAAGCGGTTCGCTGGCTTATTGATCGAGCTGATAGTCGCCCAGTGATCTATGTGCCGGGAAACCATGAATGGTATAATTGTTTGCTTCCCAAAGAGGCTGACAAGGCGAGAGTTATCGCTGCCGAATTGGGTGTTCACCTTCTGATGGATGCCAGCGCAACAATCGGCGACGTGCGGTTTTTAGGGGCAACCCTATGGACCGATTACGAACTCATGGCCCCTTCGCCCCATTCCGTGGAAGAGGCGATGATGGAAGCATCACGATATCTAAATGACCATCGATTGATTGATATACGATCCGGCGAGCGATTCCATCCCGCGGATGCACTCCAATTCCACAAAGCCTCGCGGGCTTGGTTGGCCGGAGAACTTGAAACCAACCCCGAAGACATCCGAAAGACGGTTGTTGTCACACACCATCTACCGGACCCGCGTTCTCTTGACCCTCGGTTTGATGGAGATGCACTCAACCCAGCGTTCGCGTCGCGAATGACGGACATCGTCGAGTCAGGAGGCGCAGATCTCTGGATCCATGGCCATACACACTCAAGCTGCGACTACCAGGCTGGCAGCTGCCGGGTCATCTGCAATCCAAAAGGCTACGGTCCGCGCCGGCCTGGCGGCCCCATTGAGAACAGCCG